One Cryptococcus decagattii chromosome 9, complete sequence DNA window includes the following coding sequences:
- a CDS encoding PAB-dependent poly(A)-specific ribonuclease subunit PAN2 — MNYKPLHLLPLPPTALDPKPIPTSLTLDPFSDVLWVGTSSGTVSALCSPLTLTRNVHFPAHGCKAGGGGFSQQGVNAVREVRVTDRDVWTLTEGGIGGRKRGGAPKWTVSDVTRSLRTMSPNPTNSHELITGGAGSLLLANTARGEVVRSIENSSPVVKLAPLHRTVLAAGLSGQVTVLDPRTGFKAAQNIRNIVATWGWTHMQGHPLPDPLIRLYDVRALRPLPPISFPSGPAFALLHPSSSSHIVVASQQGMLQTIDMSLGPSASVFQQLDVSSYVTSMALSSCGDYLAFGDADGQLHVWTTNETGEKAALDENGSILLPPFNGYEGVKPEWPDQVDPLPTIAWEDSTPLNLVGMPYYNEALLSQFPSECYATPTSPLYNPPVTIPPPVLSSMKMVDFVGYAPNPKELRGKRYVLRAAPGAENRARGKGRRDSGPRFRSEKDKQGTYKYKEDIEEELNDGEIPKYYRKVEIKYSKFGIEDFDFEFYNRTNYSGLETDILNSYTNSLLQALHYTLPLRAVATAHICVDCKKEHCLLCEAGFLFRMLEDAKGRNCQASNFSSAFSATSQAYALGLMDENTNSKSTAPYGSLIQNFNRWLLSTFSTESIVDGETFHLRPLPQNASGLDGLSVNDGPSAIDQVLGVNIKTTNTCRYCGFVSSRDSTLHVVDLVYPKKTHPRLSFSDILRSSLIRDSTTKAICSSCKAFAPLDSRRGLSPSSRNPLPPVLSVNAMVTNSDVYGFWKDKKDAKQKDGVRRFLPKRVTIRDVGKLENDQEEEVKYSIRSMVVQIQESPDAVAHLVSFVKMPSKDGSSTWIMFNDFLVRSVSEDEVLSFPDQWKVPAVIILERENMEELLNLEMLPKELDREILFKDVSIAWNRKRDMIKHKILQRGEMPKRGTLVAIDAEFVALQQEEMEFRSDGTKNILRPSHMSLARVSVLRGEGEMEGTPFIDDYIHTSEVVVDYLTEFSGIEAGDLDPNNSPHTLVPLKVAYKKLRLLVDLGCIFVGHGLSKDFRTINIFVPPEQVMDTVLIYTLPGSQRKLSLRFLAWYLLHQDIQTNSHDSIEDAHFALLLCKLWMDYSSESEEAFEMVMEDIFAEGKKLAFKPPNSAGNTMAEQQSSPRSFTPLSSDQTVAHAVVKSGMATPPPPTKLGLPQWASQNSPSPLRR, encoded by the exons gctggaggtggagggtTTAGCCAGCAAGGTGTGAATGCCGTGCGGGAAGTGAGGGTAACAGACAGAGATGTTTGGACTTTAACGGAAGGTGGTATCGGAGGACGAAAGAGAGGAGGGGCACCCAAGTGGACAGTTAG TGATGTGACGCGCTCCCTCCGAACGATGTCTCCGAACCCCACTAACTCTCACGAACTCATCACTGGCGGTGCCGGCTCACTCCTTCTCGCCAACACTGCCCGGGGTGAAGTAGTGAGGAGCATAGAGAACTCTAGCCCTGTAGTTAAACTTGCACCGCTACATCGGACCGTCTTGGCCGCGGGCTTGTCTGGGCAGGTAACCGTGCTTGACCCTAGAACAGGCTTCAAAGCTGCGCAGAATATAA GAAATATTGTCGCCACTTGGGGTTGGACACACAT GCAAGGGCATCCCCTACCCGACCCTCTGATTCGCCTGTACGACGTCCGAGCTCTGCGACCTCTTCCCCCTATCTCCTTCCCATCCGGCCCGGCATTCGCCTTGCtacatccttcttcctcctcgcaTATTGTTGTCGCTTCACAGCAAGGCATGCTTCAAACGATCGACATGTCGCTCGGTCCATCCGCTAGCGTTTTTCAACAACTTGACGTCAGCTCCTACGTTACCTCCATGGCGCTTAGTTCTTGTGGGGACTATCTTGCATTTGGAGATGCAGACGGGCAATTGCACGTCTGGACCACGAATGAGACGGGAGAGAAGGCAGCGCTTGATGAGAATGGGTCAATTCTCTTACCCCCTTTCAATGGGTATGAAGGGGTTAAACCTGAATGGCCCGACCAGGTCGATCCGTTACCTACAATTGCATGGGAAGACAGTACCCCTTTGAACCTTGTGGGAATGCCATACTACAATGAAGCATTACTTTCACAATTTCCATCAGAGTGCTATGCTACGCCCACTTCTCCCTTATACAATCCCCCCGTTACCATTCCTCCACCTGTCCTCTCGTCTATGAAGATGGTAGACTTTGTGGGCTACGCACCGAACCCCAAAGAGTTGAGAGGTAAACGATACGTCTTACGTGCTGCTCCTGGTGCAGAAAACCGAGCtagaggaaaagggaggAGAGATAGCGGACCCAGGTTCAGAAGCGAGAAGGATAAACAGGGCACGTACAAATACAAAGAGGATATAGAGGAAGAGCTTAACGACGGTGAGATCCCGAAATATTATAGAAAGGTGGAAATCAAATATTCCAAATTTGGAATAGAGGATTTTGACTTTGA ATTTTATAACCGCACAAATTACTCTGGATTGGAAACAGATATTCTCAATTCGTACACCAATTCCCTCCTCCAAGCTCTCCATTACACGCTTCCACTACGGGCCGTCGCTACTGCTCACATCTGTGTTGACTGTAAAAAGGAACACTGCCTCTTGTGCGAGGCGGGCTTCTTATTCAGAATGCTAGAAGACGCGAAAGGAAGGAATTGTCAGGCAAGCAACTTTTCAAGTGCTTTTAGCGCCACTAGCCAGGCCTATGCTTTAGGCTTAATGGACGAGAACACCAACAGCAAATCGACCGCACCATACGGTTCTCTCATACAAAACTTCAACCGATGGCTCCTATCCACGTTTAGTACCGAATCCATTGTCGATGGTGAAACCTTCCACCTTCGCCCCCTTCCGCAGAACGCTTCTGGACTGGATGGGTTGTCAGTGAATGATGGGCCCTCTGCAATCGACCAAGTACTAGGTGTCAACATTAAAACCACCAATACCTGCAGATATTGCGGATTTGTTTCATCAAGAGATTCAACACTGCATGTTGTTGACTTGGTATATCCGAAAAAGACG CATCCTCGACTGTCATTCTCAGACATCCTGCGCTCTTCACTCATTCGAGATTCGACCACCAAGGCCATCTGCTCCTCATGTAAGGCCTTTGCCCCCCTTGATTCTCGCCGTGGCCTCTCGCCCTCCTCTAGAAATCCGCTTCCACCAGTGCTTTCAGTTAACGCGATGGTGACCAACTCTGACGTATACGGCTTCTGGAAAGATAAGAAAGATGCAAAGCAAAAAGATGGCGTGAGGAGATTCTTACCGAAGAGAGTAACAATTAGAGATGTAGGGAAACTCGAGAATGAccaggaggaagaggtcaAGTATTCTATTCGA TCGATGGTGGTACAAATACAAGAATCGCCCGACGCCGTAGCTCACCTTGTATCATTCGTCAAAA TGCCATCGAAAGACGGCTCCTCGACATGGATAATGTTCAACGATTTCCTCGTCCGATCTGTCTCAGAGGACGAAGTTCTTTCTTTCCCGGACCAGTGGAAGGTGCCAGCTGTGATCATCCTCGAAAGGGAGAACATGGAAGAGTTGCTGAATTTAGAAATGCTGCCCAAGGAGCTTGACAGAGAGATATTATTCAAAGATGTGTCTATCGCTTG GAACCGCAAGCGAGACATGATTAAACACAAGATATTGCAAAGGGGCGAAATGCCAAAGAGAGGGACCCTCGTTGCTATCGACGCCGAATTTGTGGCTCTCCAGCAA GAAGAAATGGAGTTCCGATCGGATGGTACCAAGAATATCCTTCGACCGTCACATATGTCTTTGGCTCGGGTATCCGTTTTGcgaggggaaggggaaatGGAAGGGACGCCATTTATTGACGATTATATTCACACGAGTGAGGTCGTGGTGGACTACCTTACCGAGTTCAGTGGTATCGAGG CTGGAGATTTGGACCCGAATAACTCGCCGCATACTCTTGTACCTCTCAAGGTTGCATACAAAAAGTTAAGATTGC TGGTGGATCTCGGCTGCATCTTTGTCGGTCACGGATTATCGAAGGATTTTAGAACTATTA ACATCTTTGTCCCTCCTGAACAAGTCATGGACACTGTCCTGATCTATACCTTGCCAGGAAGTCAACGTAAACTCTCTCTTCGATTCCTTGCATGGTATCTCCTACATCAAGACATTCAGACAAACTCTCATGATTCTATCGAAGACGCACACTTCGCTCTGCTACTTTGCAAGTTGTGGATGGATTACTCCTCGGAAAGTGAAGAGGCTTTTGAGATGGTGATGGAGGATATCTTTGCTGAAGGGAAAAAGTTGGCCTTCAAACCGCCAAATAGTGCTGGAAACACAATGGCCGAACAACAGTCATCACCGCGTAGTTTTACTCCATTATCAAGTGATCAGACGGTGGCGCATGCTGTGGTGAAGTCGGGAATGGCAACTCCCCCGCCTCCTACAAAACTAGGGTTGCCGCAATGGGCATCTCAAAACAGTCCCAGCCCATTAAGGCGGTAg
- a CDS encoding stress response protein NST1 translates to MSSKSQQPPTGLSKSAAKKRSKKAAKQSQNPQPQSAPQTSSQTPASVPPLPPASVPDPLDPAFFNFPGPGSYPIDVQYDDTAYYGQVDVPLSQGNFPGSYSIDYNLSLQNGSQIAGLSAPFNITHDDLISAANELYKRMADPEFGSDDAYWSSLPPHIRQFIRDAVPFTGSISQSTPGTTSSQRTMYQMAQQIVQAASQGMGLGHGMGANLMPGINANARPFPSPQQTIGEEFGFHRHPDTREEEYDDEEEIEEDHGHPAANGDAPKKKNKKKKKKGANAAAAVPASVEPPAPLPPLPPPSTLSKIPRAPAPVPQPQPPGHQPQPLSQQPPSLNPPPPPTPAPAPTPTPPSSRAAGKQPMGTNPPVNPPARSARAAGKAPASAAPPHNAHAGHSHNHPPAAKPPPKGKSPATAPPAKIWTQSSAEDRENIRVFWLGLSEAERRDLLRIEKDAVLKKMKEQHRHSCGCAVCGRKKVNIEMELDQLYEQYYDELRSYAAEQRVAANGLRPPPNGAGPFPGSVEVDANGTVTQYDHRAPELHDHDPDDLDGEESEEYDDDDDYADDDELDDDDIGTDEADVGDEIDEPPPPPVTHRQQPRRPPVKASSRSEGGDDFLSFGSNLATIKGGILTIADDMLKNDGTKFLEMMEQLAIRRSVREEQNLRDMQEETDEEEEEEDDDESRDEPMTEKERAEEGKRMFQIFAARMFEQRVLQAYRERVAKQREEQLLRELEEEEDSKRAKEEKKAKEAQKKKDKKKAQKQKAEEERLAREAALEEEKRQAKLRKEEAERERIRRQEEERVRREAVKRAAQEEAQRQALERKRRQQEEKEREEEAARKKREREEKAKKEREAREKELKEKEKEKERKERETKVAKEKAEKERIARETSEKAERDRMAKEAKEKAEKNRQEKLEAARMEKLRKEEATKKEREAVEQAKIIAAQQAQRERAAKAEKNTVDKAAAERVSAARVAPVTATAPALATLGLKSPSKGSTPQSVPPVPQLSPAKGAARPIANATPVRPMQKTPTAYYPQPVPPAGVASFPRMPLAQNFGPPGLRPTYSTGSPAFSPPHANGSSISPNPPSRGFTDPSPPGFDHSLRTAPIGVGFPPVKPSGRIPSVADDAFSPTVPVSRSLSSAGEIGSLISGSATPDDYRPTPPAPIAPPNLGPIGRPSFSDGQTLGLNALRSSSPPSDRVLGSAALGADDEIVQPQQRRPTTSWDMPTAAPGSGRWSASPSIWGSGDPTPASGWGAPGGMPTVGERPGPPPGLSLSPGAGANVLGQRQPSFGGIGSPFAGVGAVGSVIGGGMGVTVGSGLVQGHVGGGGYSQGLFSPQQQQQQQLQLQLQLQQQQQQQQ, encoded by the exons ATGTCCTCCAAGTCGCAGCAGCCACCCACCGGCCTCTCAAAGTCGGCAGCCAAAAAGCGCTCAAAGAAGGCGGCAAAGCAGTCTCAGAATCCTCAGCCACAATCGGCACCACAGACGTCCTCTCAAACACCTGCTTCtgttcctcctctccctcccgCCTCTGTCCCAGATCCTCTTGATCCCGCATTCTTCAATTTTCCAGGTCCTGGTTCGTATCCCATTGACGTTCAATACGACGATACTGCGTACTACGGCCAAGTCGACGTGCCCCTCAGCCAAGGCAATTTTCCAGGCTCCTATTCTATCGACTATAATCTTTCACTTCAAAACGGTAGTCAAATCGCCGGTTTGTCAGCTCCGTTCAACATCACCCACGACGATCTCATCTCCGCTGCCAACGAGCTTTATAAGAGGATGGCAGACCCGGAATTTGGATCAGACGATGCCTATTGGTCTTCTTTGCCGCCGCATATCCGACAGTTCATCCGTGATGCCGTGCCATTTACCGGCTCCATAAGTCAGAGCACACCAGGTACTACTTCAAGCCAAAGGACAATGTACCAGATGGCACAGCAAATAGTACAAGCCGCTAGCCAAGGGATGGGCTTAGGTCATGGAATGGGTGCAAATCTCATGCCTGGGATAAATGCCAATGCCCGACCgtttccttctcctcaacaGACCATAGGAGAAGAATTTGGATTCCATCGTCATCCTGATacgagagaagaagagtatgatgatgaagaggagatcGAAGAGGACCACGGGCATCCCGCCGCGAACGGGGATGCgcccaagaagaaaaacaagaagaagaagaaaaagggagCCAacgctgctgctgctgtacCTGCTTCAGTAGAACCGcctgctcctcttccccccCTTCCGCCGCCGTCTACTCTTTCAAAAATTCCTCGCGCGCCCGCGCCTGTACCCCAGCCTCAGCCTCCTGGTCATCAACCCCAACCTCTCTCGCAACAACCGCCCTCACTtaatcctcctccacctcccaCACCTGCTCCAGCTCCTACTCCTACTCCTCCCAGTTCTCGTGCAGCAGGCAAGCAGCCCATGGGAACCAACCCTCCTGTTAATCCCCCTGCTCGGTCAGCTCGTGCTGCCGGCAAAGCACCCGCTAGTGCAGCCCCTCCACACAACGCACACGCAGGCCACAGCCACAATCACCCGCCGGCTGCCAAGCCTCCTCCCAAGGGCAAATCTCCTGCCACAGCACCTCCAGCCAAGATATGGACGCAGTCTTCAGCTGAAGACCGAGAAAATATCAGGGTATTCTGGCTTGGACTGTCAGAAGCCGAGCGTCGAGATTTGTTACGTATAGAAAAAGATGCGGTCTTaaaaaagatgaaggagcaGCATCGACATTCATGTGGCTGTGCAGTTTGCggcaggaagaaggttAACATTGAAATGGAGCTCGATCAATTATATGAGCAGTATTATGATGAGCTTCGTTCATACGCAGCCGAACAGCGAGTCGCCGCTAATGGTCTTCGTCCACCTCCAAATGGTGCCGGCCCTTTCCCAGGAAGCGTTGAGGTCGACGCCAATGGTACCGTTACTCAATATGATCATCGAGCGCCGGAGCTGCATGATCATGATCCAGACGATCTTGATGGCGAAGAAAGCGAGGAATatgatgacgacgacgatTATgcggatgatgatgaattggacgatgatgatatcGGAACAGATGAGGCTGATGTCGGGGATGAGATTGACGaacctcctcctccgcctgTCACCCATCGTCAGCAGCCTCGGCGACCTCCTGTGAAAGCCTCTTCCCGATCTGAGGGTGGGGATGATTTTTTGTCTTTCGGATCTAACCTGGCGACCATCAAAG GAGGTATACTCACCATTGCGGATGATATGCTCAAGAACGACGGGACCAAATTTTTGGAAATGATGGAACAGCTAGCTATTCGGAGATCTGTAAGGGAAGAGCAAAATTTGAGGGATATGCAGGAAGAAacagatgaggaagaggaagaggaagatgatgatgagagtCGAGA CGAGCCTATGACCGAGAAGGAGCGAGCAGAAGAAGGTAAACGAATGTTCCAAATCTTTGCTGCCCGAATGTTCGAACAGCGCGTACTGCAAGCTTATCGCGAGCGGGTCGCAAAGCAGCGCGAAGAACAGTTGCTTCGtgagctggaggaagaagaggattCAAAGCGTGCtaaagaggagaagaaagccAAGGAAgcacagaaaaagaaagacaagaagaa GGCGCAAAAGCAAaaggctgaagaagagcgcCTTGCTCGCGAAGCGGCactggaagaggagaaaaggcAAGCCAAGCTtcgcaaagaagaagcggagCGAGAACGCATACGAAgacaggaagaagagcgtGTCCGACGCGAAGCCGTGAAGCGTGCTGCCCAGGAAGAAGCACAGCGTCAAGCGCTGGAACGTAAGAGAAGGCagcaggaggagaaagaacgggaagaggaggctgCAAGGAAAAAGCGCGAACGTGAGGAGAAGGCTAAGAAAGAGCGAGAAgcgagagagaaggagctgaaggagaaggaaaaggaaaaggagaggaaagaacGTGAAACTAAGGTTGCGAAGGAAAAAGccgaaaaggaaaggataGCGAGAGAGACCTCTGAAAAGGCCGAAAGGGATCGAATGGCGAAAGAAGCCAAGGAAAAAGCTGAGAAAAACCGTCAGGAGAAACTGGAAGCCGCTCGGATGGAAAAActgaggaaagaggaggcAACCAAAAAAGAGCGAGAAGCGGTTGAGCAAGCAAAGATTATTGCTGCTCAACAAGCACAACGCGAACGTGCTGCCAAAGCTGAAAAGAACACTGTTGACAAAGCAGCTGCCGAGCGGGTTTCCGCTGCTCGCGTGGCTCCTGTTACTGCAACCGCGCCGGCATTAGCGACTTTGGGCCTTAAATCTCCCTCAAAGGGTTCTACTCCGCAGTCTGTACCCCCTGTCCCTCAATTGTCGCCTGCTAAAGGAGCCGCTCGTCCGATCGCCAATGCCACTCCAGTGCGGCCGATGCAAAAAACTCCCACGGCGTACTATCCACAGCCTGTTCCTCCTGCTGGTGTTGCTAGCTTCCCCAGAATGCCTTTGGCTCAAAACTTCGGTCCGCCTGGCCTCCGGCCCACCTATTCCACTGGGTCGCCTGCCTTTTCCCCTCCTCATGCAAATGGCTCTTCGATATCGCCCAACCCGCCGTCAAGGGGATTCACCGATCCGAGTCCGCCAGGGTTTGACCACAGCTTGCGTACGGCTCCTATCGGTGTGGGATTCCCCCCCGTCAAACCTTCGGGTCGTATTCCTTCAGTGGCGGACGACGCGTTTTCCCCTACTGTGCCTGTGTCTCGCAGCCTTTCTAGTGCAGGTGAAATAGGTTCTCTCATCTCTGGATCGGCTACACCTGACGATTACCGCCCCACTCCCCCTGCACCCATTGCACCCCCTAATCTGGGCCCAATCGGACGTCCGTCATTTTCAGATGGACAGACATTAGGACTAAACGCTCTCCGCTCCTCATCACCTCCATCTGACCGAGTTCTGGGTTCAGCTGCTCTCGGAGCTGACGATGAAATTGTTCAACCCCAGCAGCGTAGACCGACAACATCGTGGGACATGCCCACCGCCGCGCCAGGGTCAGGTCGATGGTCTGCTTCCCCGTCCATATGGGGATCTGGAGATCCGACGCCCGCGTCGGGTTGGGGTGCACCAGGAGGTATGCCAACAGTCGGAGAAAGGCCAGGTCCGCCACCCGGACTATCGCTTTCCCCTGGTGCGGGAGCGAACGTTCTCGGTCAGAGACAACCCTCATTCGGCGGGATAGGTTCGCCGTTTGCTGGTGTAGGCGCTGTAGGAAGTGTGATTGGTGGAGGAATGGGTGTTACAGTCGGTAGTGGTCTGGTTCAAGGGCACGTGGGTGGTGGCGGATATTCGCAGGGACTTTTCTCTCctcaacagcaacaacaacaacagctGCAATTACAATTGCAATtacaacagcagcagcagcagcagcagtag
- a CDS encoding ATP-dependent RNA helicase DBP7 produces the protein MADDIELNFAVPATGAVRQIAPKKGGRWTDRVRAKREARDAFKSMKENPLPTKTLSTPIVSGPRLAPKPTITKPVPTPAPVSRLPLPKPQVVAPPPSANSTAGPSRPVSSPQAASSNAPKPASTPAPATIKPRASLPSNASELPLLPFQAGPSRQQSADKPKAPQFISSLFTSAPLPSVKSSTAPEVPAGAPSNAPVDTTTFQGLGLNKLLINHLKGKMGVEKPTGIQRSCLPYMLSSPLNPDKKAGDESPKEELLRDVLIQAQTGSGKTLSYLLPIVQTLLPLSRLSYIDRSIGTLAIILAPTRELAQQISKVLEQLLHMSFVASKEDSDDEDEDDRPFTRWLVSGLLTGGSTRTHEKAKLRKGVPILVSTPGRLLDHLQNTMSFQCAKTMFLVLDEADRLMDLGFEETIQGIIKALEGRRRNEINIEKEMDKEGGGTMRWPFWDRGRLNVLCSATVDAKVERLAGAALRDPVLFRSEKDEAEAKKKAEGKDDAVTKALNEAQAIVIPQESEEKFTPPSQLSQKYVVLPTKLRLVALVALLRSLISSVAKGISVNNGTKVIVFLSSTDAVDFHWKLLGGVQMGQQGQQADEENEEEEEEEGESAEELDSDDEPKLKKSKRKTKSKSTDDIVSLTSPLFPNTTLHRLHGSLPLRTRLASLKAFATSSSQPSVLFATSVASRGLDLPLVRAVVQYDLPTEGGANEYVHRVGRTARAGKGGEAWAFVSPSEEGWVKWIEGKMGAAESKGGVNLGQVGVEDVLRKGFGGKSYEYEARATDVQLGFENWVLASEQNAALARKAFASFVRAYSTHPLEEKQFFHTKLLHLGHLAKSFALREAPAQLASALSAGKSKKSKSKATSSATQPGKRKRDEDEEDMEERGGKELTARNETERRMYEAVRKQGRTIKSGGKLGEFSGKGQNKGQKAATTGGEFHIVHAGELERLVTKRK, from the exons ATGGCTGACGATATCGAGCTTAACTTTGCTGTACCAGCAACAGGCGCCGTGAGGCAAATAGCCCCGAAGAAGGGCGGCAGATGGACCGACAG AGTGAGAGCAAAAAGAGAAGCAAGAGATGCCTTCAAGAGCATGAAAGAAAACCCTTTACCAACAAAAACTCTATCTACGCCTATCGTTTCTGGGCCCAGACTCGCTCCCAAACCGACCATAACCAAGCCAGTCCCTACACCTGCACCAGTGTCACGACTTCCATTACCTAAGCCCCAGGTGGTCGCACCACCTCCGTCTGCAAATTCAACTGCTGGTCCATCTCGTCCAGTATCGTCTCCTCAGGCTGCGAGCTCAAATGCTCCTAAACCTGCTTCTACACCAGCGCCCGCCACCATCAAGCCTAGAGCTTCACTTCCTTCCAACGCCTCCGAGCTTCCTCTTTTACCGTTTCAAGCAGGGCCATCTCGACAGCAATCCGCGGACAAGCCCAAGGCTCCCCAGTTTATCTCTTCTCTGTTTACCTCTGCTCCCCTTCCGAGCGTAAAATCATCTACTGCTCCAGAGGTACCTGCCGGCGCCCCGTCCAACGCTCCTGTAGACACAACAACATTTCAGGGTTTGGGCCTCAACAAGCTCCTCATCAACCATTTAAAAGGGAAAATGGGAGTAGAGAAGCCAACAGGTATTCAGCGAAGCTGTCTGCCATACATgctctcttcccctttgAACCCTGACAAGAAAGCTGGGGATGAAAGCCCGAAAGAGGAACTTCTTCGCGATGTCCTCATACAAGCACAGACTGGTTCAGGTAAAACTCTTTCTTATCTCCTTCCTATCGTTCAaactcttctccctctctcaAGATTATCGTATATTGATCGCTCCATCGGTACATTGGCCATCATCCTGGCACCTACTCGAGAACTCGCCCAGCAAATTTCCAAGGTGCTCGAACAGCTATTGCATATGTCCTTTGTCGCCTCTAAGGAAGATAGTGAcgacgaggacgaggatgataGACCATTCACTCGATGGTTGGTTTCTGGTTTGTTAACTGGTGGATCGACGAGAACACACGAAAAGGCAAAGTTGAGAAAAGGTGTTCCGATTCTGGTGTCTACTCCCGGTCGACTGTTGGACCATTTGCAGAACACTATGTCTTTCCAGTGTGCCAAGACGATGTTTCTCGTTCTTGATGAAGCCGACAGACTTATGGACCTTGGTTTTGAGGAGACTATTCAGGGTATCATCAAGGCGCTGGaaggcagaagaagaaatgaaatCAAcattgagaaggagatggataAAGAGGGAGGTGGTACCATGCGTTGGCCCTTCTGGGACCGAGGACGACTCAATGTCCTGTGTTCAGCAACTGTCGATGCCAAGGTCGAGAGACTTGCGGGAGCTGCTTTGAGAGACCCTGTTCTCTTTCGTTcggagaaggatgaggcagaggcaaagaagaaggctgaaGGCAAGGATGACGCTGTCACCAAAGCTCTCAACGAAGCTCAGGCCATTGTCATCCCTCAGGAATCTGAAGAAAAGTTTACTCCCCCTTCCCAACTTTCGCAAAAATATGTGGTTCTGCCTACCAAGCTTCGGCTTGTCGCACTTGTTGCTCTCCTCCGATCACTTATTTCATCTGTCGCTAAGGGCATAAGCGTGAATAATGGTACGAAGGTCATTGTGTTTTTGAGCTCTACGGATGCAGTAGATTTCCACTGGAAGCTACTTGGTGGAGTGCAGATGGGTCAGCAAGGACAACAggcggatgaagagaatgaagaagaggaggaggaagaaggagagagtgCCGAGGAACTCGACTCTGACGACGAACCGAAACTCAAGAAGAGCAAACGCAAAACTAAATCCAAATCTACCGACGACATTGTGTCTCtcacctctcctctcttcccaaACACTACCCTTCATCGACTACACGGTTCCCTCCCTCTTCGTACCCGTCTCGCTTCCCTCAAAGCTTTCgccacctcttcttcccagcCCTCTGTACTCTTCGCCACTTCTGTAGCTTCTCGTGGTCTCGATCTTCCTCTCGTTAGGGCGGTGGTACAATACGATCTTCCCACAGAAGGTGGTGCAAACGAGTACGTGCACAGAGTTGGACGTACCGCCCGAGCGGGTAAAGGTGGTGAAGCATGGGCATTTGTCTCACCTAGTGAGGAAGGTTGGGTAAAGTGGATCGAAGGCAAGATGGGCGCAGCCGAAAGCAAGGGTGGTGTGAACCTCGGTCAAGTTGGTGTGGAGGATGTCTTGAGAAAAGGATTTGGGGGCAAGTCATACGAATACGAAGCGAGAGCGACGGATGTGCAATTGGGCTTTGAAAATTGGGTTTTGGCATCTGAGCAG AATGCTGCTCTTGCACGAAAAGCTTTTGCTTCCTTCGTCCGAGCTTATTCCACCCACCCTCTCGAGGAGAAACAATTCTTCCACACAAAGCTGCTGCATTTGGGTCATTTGGCCAAATCCTTTGCATTGCGAGAAGCGCCTGCTCAGTTAGCCAGTGCTCTTTCAGCTGGAAAATCCAAAAAATCCAAGTCCAAGGCTACATCCAGCGCCACTCAGCcagggaagaggaagcgagatgaggatgaggaggacATGGAAGAGCGAGGAGGCAAGGAGTTGACTGCTAGAAACGAGacagagagaagaatgtACGAGGCAGTCAGGAAGCAAGGAAGGACGATCAAGAGTGGAGGTAAGCTGGGAGAGTTCTCAGGCAAGGGTCAGAACAAGGGGCAAAAGGCAGCAACAACCGGCGGAGAGTTTCATATTGTGCATGCGGGAGAGTTGGAGAGGCTGGTCACAAAGAGGAAGTAA